A single Limanda limanda chromosome 19, fLimLim1.1, whole genome shotgun sequence DNA region contains:
- the cbx3a gene encoding chromobox protein homolog 3a isoform X3 encodes MGKKQTMKGKKDSQDPQEEPEEFVVEKVLDQRLVNGKVEFFLKWKGFTDADNTWEPEENLDCPELISGFLEAQKNITEKPAPVKRKASTEEPAETEAKKKEVAEKPRGFARSLDPERIIGATDSSGELMFLMKWKDSDEADLVPAREANTRCPQVVISFYEERLTWHSCPEDETQ; translated from the exons ATGGGCAAGAAGCAGACGATGAAGGGCAAGAAAGATTCTCAGGATCCGCAGGAGGAACCTGAAGAGTTTGTGGTGGAGAAAGTGCTGGACCAGCGTCTGGTGAATGGGAAAGTAGAGTTCTTCTTGAAGTGGAAAGGATTTACAGA TGCTGATAACACCTGGGAGCCTGAGGAGAACCTGGACTGCCCCGAGCTGATCTCAGGGTTTTTGGAAGCACAGAAGAACATCACAGAGAAGCCTGCCCCCGTCAAGAGGAAGGCATCGACTGAAGAGCCGGCAGAGACGGAAgcaaagaagaaagaagtg GCTGAAAAACCACGTGGCTTTGCTAGGAGCCTCGACCCCGAGCGGATCATTGGTGCAACAGACAGCAGCGGGGAgttgatgtttttaatgaaatg gaaAGACTCAGATGAAGCAGACTTGGTCCCTGCCCGTGAGGCCAACACTCGCTGCCCTCAGGTGGTCATCTCCTTCTACGAGGAGAGACTGACATGGCATTCCTGTCCAGAGGATGAAACTCAGTAA
- the cbx3a gene encoding chromobox protein homolog 3a isoform X2: MHNMGKKQTMKGKKDSQDPQEEPEEFVVEKVLDQRLVNGKVEFFLKWKGFTDADNTWEPEENLDCPELISGFLEAQKNITEKPAPVKRKASTEEPAETEAKKKEVAEKPRGFARSLDPERIIGATDSSGELMFLMKWKDSDEADLVPAREANTRCPQVVISFYEERLTWHSCPEDETQ; this comes from the exons a TGCACAACATGGGCAAGAAGCAGACGATGAAGGGCAAGAAAGATTCTCAGGATCCGCAGGAGGAACCTGAAGAGTTTGTGGTGGAGAAAGTGCTGGACCAGCGTCTGGTGAATGGGAAAGTAGAGTTCTTCTTGAAGTGGAAAGGATTTACAGA TGCTGATAACACCTGGGAGCCTGAGGAGAACCTGGACTGCCCCGAGCTGATCTCAGGGTTTTTGGAAGCACAGAAGAACATCACAGAGAAGCCTGCCCCCGTCAAGAGGAAGGCATCGACTGAAGAGCCGGCAGAGACGGAAgcaaagaagaaagaagtg GCTGAAAAACCACGTGGCTTTGCTAGGAGCCTCGACCCCGAGCGGATCATTGGTGCAACAGACAGCAGCGGGGAgttgatgtttttaatgaaatg gaaAGACTCAGATGAAGCAGACTTGGTCCCTGCCCGTGAGGCCAACACTCGCTGCCCTCAGGTGGTCATCTCCTTCTACGAGGAGAGACTGACATGGCATTCCTGTCCAGAGGATGAAACTCAGTAA
- the cbx3a gene encoding chromobox protein homolog 3a isoform X1 → MHNMGKKQTMKGKKDSQDPQEEPEEFVVEKVLDQRLVNGKVEFFLKWKGFTDADNTWEPEENLDCPELISGFLEAQKNITEKPAPVKRKASTEEPAETEAKKKEVAEKPRGFARSLDPERIIGATDSSGELMFLMKWKDSDEADLVPAREANTRCPQVVISFYEERLTWHSCPEDETQ, encoded by the exons A TGCACAACATGGGCAAGAAGCAGACGATGAAGGGCAAGAAAGATTCTCAGGATCCGCAGGAGGAACCTGAAGAGTTTGTGGTGGAGAAAGTGCTGGACCAGCGTCTGGTGAATGGGAAAGTAGAGTTCTTCTTGAAGTGGAAAGGATTTACAGA TGCTGATAACACCTGGGAGCCTGAGGAGAACCTGGACTGCCCCGAGCTGATCTCAGGGTTTTTGGAAGCACAGAAGAACATCACAGAGAAGCCTGCCCCCGTCAAGAGGAAGGCATCGACTGAAGAGCCGGCAGAGACGGAAgcaaagaagaaagaagtg GCTGAAAAACCACGTGGCTTTGCTAGGAGCCTCGACCCCGAGCGGATCATTGGTGCAACAGACAGCAGCGGGGAgttgatgtttttaatgaaatg gaaAGACTCAGATGAAGCAGACTTGGTCCCTGCCCGTGAGGCCAACACTCGCTGCCCTCAGGTGGTCATCTCCTTCTACGAGGAGAGACTGACATGGCATTCCTGTCCAGAGGATGAAACTCAGTAA